From a region of the Patescibacteria group bacterium genome:
- a CDS encoding alpha/beta hydrolase, whose amino-acid sequence MSSFEEQFLKREEIRSPGGFVKVVDINFDDNTTPVLLSSGWGETLEALKSVVFSIAKITGRRVFACDYAHLDNIKGYQDGFPASGYMKAHSFINLLDEKQVNKVDAIGHSEGAINVIIAAYLKPEKFKNIILINPSGMMHNDSFRKLVKRFLSETLFEPITIETTRKFLIYVRYVFRVVGYILRNPIQAFREAIGISRFKIFHLLRNIQKNGVKVAIVVDKNDIIFPVNQVRRQAKKAKVKDFYLVEGGHNEIHINPDKFIETINKIFISMGR is encoded by the coding sequence ATGTCGTCATTTGAAGAGCAATTTTTAAAGAGGGAAGAGATAAGATCCCCGGGCGGGTTTGTTAAGGTGGTAGATATAAATTTTGATGATAATACCACTCCTGTCCTCCTTTCTTCCGGTTGGGGAGAGACACTAGAGGCGCTTAAGAGCGTCGTTTTTTCTATTGCCAAGATAACAGGGAGGAGAGTTTTTGCTTGCGATTATGCTCACCTTGATAATATAAAAGGTTACCAAGACGGCTTCCCGGCAAGCGGATATATGAAGGCTCATTCGTTTATTAACCTTCTTGATGAAAAGCAGGTAAACAAAGTTGATGCCATTGGTCATTCAGAAGGGGCTATAAACGTTATCATCGCGGCCTATCTAAAGCCGGAAAAATTTAAGAATATAATCTTGATTAACCCGAGTGGAATGATGCACAATGACAGCTTTCGTAAGCTGGTAAAAAGGTTCCTCTCGGAAACCCTTTTTGAACCGATAACTATTGAGACCACTCGAAAATTTCTGATTTATGTCAGGTATGTATTTAGAGTTGTCGGATATATTTTAAGAAACCCGATACAAGCCTTTAGAGAGGCTATAGGCATATCCAGGTTTAAGATATTCCATCTGTTAAGAAATATCCAGAAGAATGGGGTAAAGGTAGCTATTGTTGTAGATAAAAATGACATAATATTTCCGGTAAATCAGGTCAGGCGGCAAGCTAAGAAGGCCAAGGTAAAAGATTTCTATCTAGTGGAGGGCGGTCATAATGAGATACACATAAACCCGGATAAATTCATAGAGACAATCAATAAAATATTTATCTCAATGGGGAGGTGA